In Motilibacter aurantiacus, one genomic interval encodes:
- a CDS encoding NHL repeat-containing protein, with product MRPVLLAAVMAATSSMLAASIAAPASAESGAAVSAAAAPADLVPAVHICGEVDPARVVSAGKALPDPTVTKLVSGIRPDAIVWQANRLYVLDSGTRVLIYDASRTLVRTVPLGFEGYGLAVDPTGAFYVLNYPFEVRKFSADGA from the coding sequence ATGCGCCCCGTCCTCCTGGCGGCCGTCATGGCCGCCACCAGCTCCATGCTCGCCGCATCCATAGCAGCTCCCGCCAGCGCAGAATCCGGCGCAGCGGTCTCGGCCGCCGCCGCACCGGCCGACCTCGTTCCCGCGGTGCACATCTGCGGCGAGGTGGACCCGGCCCGGGTGGTCTCGGCCGGGAAGGCCCTCCCGGACCCGACGGTCACGAAGCTCGTCTCGGGGATCCGCCCGGACGCGATCGTGTGGCAGGCCAACCGCCTGTACGTCCTGGACAGCGGGACCCGGGTGCTGATCTACGACGCCTCCCGCACGCTCGTGCGCACGGTGCCGCTCGGGTTCGAGGGCTACGGCCTCGCGGTGGACCCGACCGGCGCGTTCTACGTGCTCAACTACCCCTTCGAGGTGCGCAAGTTCAGCGCCGACGGCGC